In Helianthus annuus cultivar XRQ/B chromosome 9, HanXRQr2.0-SUNRISE, whole genome shotgun sequence, the following are encoded in one genomic region:
- the LOC110878965 gene encoding ATP-dependent Clp protease proteolytic subunit 3, chloroplastic has product MEKSVSAAYTTSPALLNPKPFSPKTPNCYQSYSTNRRRSSLSVIASSSFKPHTLSSNWDVPTASAPAWMPKFEELDTTNMLLRQRIVFLGSQVDDMSADFIISQLLFLDAEDEKKDIKLFINSPGGSVTAGMGIYDAMKLCKADISTICVGLAASMGAFLLACGTKGKRFCMPNSKVMIHQPLGKAGGNATDMSIRIREMVYHKVKVNKILSKVSGTPYEKVEADTDRDYFMNAWEAKAYGLVDAVIDDGKPGLVAPIADSNPPPKTRVWDLWKIEGSRKALKNMPSEDNLLQNGHVGGQEGEDELKKEEPASA; this is encoded by the exons ATGGAGAAGAGTGTATCAGCGGCTTACACAACCTCACCGGCGCTATTAAATCCAAAACCATTTTCCCCCAAAACCCCTAATTGCTATCAATCATATTCTACTAATCGAAGAAGGTCTTCGTTATCCGTTATAGCTTCTTCTAGTTTCAAGCCGCATACTTTATCCAGTAATTGGGATGTACCCACTGCTTCAGCTCCCGCTTGGATGCCTAAATTCGAAGAACTCGATACCACCAACATGCTTCTTCGTCAACGTATTGTTTTCTTGGGATCCCAG GTGGACGATATGTCAGCTGATTTCATAATCAGCCAGTTGTTATTTCTCGATGCAGAAGATGAGAAAAAGGATATTAAATTGTTCATCAATTCGCCCGGTGGTTCTGTTACTGCTG GAATGGGGATCTATGATGCTATGAAGTTATGCAAAGCTGACATTTCCACCATCTGTGTCGGGCTGGCTGCATCTATGGGAGCTTTTCTTCTTGCTTGTGGTACAAAGGGTAAAAGATTTTGTATGCCTAATTCTAAGGTCATGATCCATCAACCACTTGGAAAAGCCGGAGGAAAT GCAACAGACATGAGTATAAGAATAAGAGAAATGGTGTACCACAAGGTTAAAGTGAACAAAATACTCTCAAAAGTCTCGGGAACTCCTTACGAGAAG GTTGAAGCTGACACAGACCGCGATTATTTTATGAACGCATGGGAAGCAAAAGCATATGGATTGGTTGATGCGGTGATCGATGATGGCAAACCGGGTTTAGTTGCACCAATTGCAGATTCAAACCCGCCACCCAAAACCCGTGTGTGGGACTTATGGAAAATTGAGGGGAGCAGAAAAGCTTTGAAGAATATGCCTTCGGAGGACAATTTGTTGCAGAATGGACACGTTGGTGGTCAAGAAGGTGAAGATGAACTTAAAAAAGAAGAGCCTGCTTCTGCTTGA